From Hydractinia symbiolongicarpus strain clone_291-10 chromosome 12, HSymV2.1, whole genome shotgun sequence, one genomic window encodes:
- the LOC130621177 gene encoding splicing factor 3B subunit 1-like, producing the protein MTDIETQIKELQNLRKAENGNDKENNDEESTAKGIAFGTAVEAELYGNGDKYAGYDMSIATNDQEDDEDDYSAASLGTSKLSSFTAPQAVLNDLAKNGSNVDPFADHKRPTIADRQNEYQQRMRNLLISPARTDPFADGGKTPDPKLRSYTDVIKEQRLIKEQAAVVKKIQEKAKAGELTVQPEVKKKRRRWDQTTGDEVPAKKKWDQAETPSNSRWDETPGRTKPTGAETPSFVGNETPGTLRGEETPGRTPGATPSARMWEATPSYIPSGSATPGAATPGGTTPSGQSSRRKRWDETPGRATETPGRTPGWAETPKTDRTGAETPGMTPTPGGKRRSRWDETPQVGSTPSSATPSSATPLGMGTPAGTPSMITGTPGVTPGGTVAMHMQTPTPGHLISMTPEQMQAYRWEKEIDERNRPMTDDELNALMPFDGYKVLQPPANYQPIRTPARKLAATPTPLNMGTGFRMQTDERGNVKGVIEEQPPGNLPSLKPDDYQYFDKLLVDVDETKLSAEEQRERKIMKLLLKIKNGTPPMRKAALRQVTDKAREFGAGPLFNQILPLLMSPTLEDQERHLLVKVIDRILYKLDDLVRPYVHKILVVIEPLLIDEDYYARVEGREIISNLAKAAGLATMISTMRPDIDNIDEYVRNTTARAFAVVASALGIPSLLPFLKAVCKSKKSWQARHTGIKIVQQIAILMGCAILPHLRNLVEIIEHGLVDEQQKVRTITALAIAALAEAATPYGIESFDSVLKPLWKGIKQHRGKGLAAFLKAIGYLIPLMDAEYAYHYTREVMIILIREFQSPDEEMKKIVLKVVKQCCATDGVEANYIKEEILPEFFKHFWTHRMALDRRNYRQLVDTTVEVANKVGAAHIIGRVVDDLKDENEQYRKMVLETIEKVMANLGASEVDSRLEEQLIDGILYAFQEQTNEDVVMLNGFGTVINAFGPRTKPYLPQICGTILWRLNNKSAKVRQQAADLIARISYVMKTCGEEKLMGHLGVVLYEYLGEEYPEVLGSILGALKSIVNVIGMNKMTPPIKDLLPRLTPILKNRHEKVQENCIDLVGRIADRGAEHVSAREWMRICFELLELLKAHKKAIRRATVNTFGYIAKAIGPQDVLATLLNNLKVQERQNRVCTTVAIAIVAETCSPFTVLPALMNEYRVPELNVQNGVLKSLSFLFEYIGEMGKDYIYAVTPLLEDALMDRDLVHRQTACAAIKHMAIGVFGFDCEDSLTHLVNYIWPNIFETSPHVINAVIEAIEGLRVGLGPLKLIQYILQGLFHPARKVRDVYWKIYNGLYIASQDALVAGYPSVPNEKENTYLRNELHYFL; encoded by the exons ATGACGG ACATTGAAACACAAATAAAGGAACTTCAAAACCTCAGAAAAGCAGAAAATGGAAATGACAAAGAAAATAATGACGAAGAGTCTACTGCGAAAGGA attgcTTTTGGCACAGCAGTTGAGGCTGAACTTTATGGAAATGGAGACAA ATACGCAGGTTATGACATGTCTATTGCAACTAATGATCAAGAAGAT GATGAGGATGACTATTCGGCAGCCTCTCTTGGAACCTCAAAACTATCATCATTTACTGCGCCTCAAGCAGTGTTAAATGATTTGGCTAAAAATGGTAGCAATGTCGATCCATTTGCTGATCACAAAAGACCAACTATTGCAGACCGACAAAACGAGTATCAACAAAGAATGCGCAATTTGCTTATATCACCTGCTCGAACTGATCCATTTGCTGATG gTGGGAAAACACCTGATCCAAAGTTAAGATCATACACAGATGTTATTAAAGAACAAAGATTGATAAAGGAACAG gcTGCTGTTGTGAAGAAAATTCAAGAGAAAGCTAAAGCTGGGGAGCTTACTGTACAACCAGAAG ttaaaaagaaaagacGACGTTGGGATCAAACAACAGGTGACGAAGTTCCAGCAAAGAAAAAGTGGGATCAGGCTGAAACTCCTTCAAATAGTAGATGGGATGAAACCCCAGGGAGAACCAAACCTACTGGAGCAGAAACACCTTCATTTGTTGGAAATGAAACACCTGGAACACTAAGAGGTGAAGAAACTCCTGGTCGCACTCCTGGAGCCACACCCAGTGCTAGGATGTGGGAAGCCACCCCAAGTTACATTCCATCTGGATCGGCAACACCTGGAGCTGCCACACCTGGTGGCACCACCCCATCTGGCCAAA GTTCGCGCAGGAAGAGATGGGATGAAACTCCTGGTCGCGCAACTGAAACACCTGGTCGAACACCAGGTTGGGCAGAGACACCTAAAACAGATAGAACTGGTGCTGAAACACCAGGCATGACACCCACCCCTGGTGGAAAAAGGCGTTCACGTTGGGATGAGACTCCTCAAGTGGGATCTACTCCAAGTTCAGCTACTCCTAGTTCTGCAACACCATTGGGCATGGGAACACCTGCAGGGACACCATCCATGATTACAGGTACTCCAGGTGTTACACCAGGAGGTACAGTCGCCATGCATATGCAAACACCAACACCAGGTCACCTTATATCAATGACTCCAGAGCAGATGCAAGCCTATCGCTGGGAAAAAGAAATAGATGAAAGAAACAGACCTATGACAGATGATGAGCTAAATGCTTTGATGCCTTTTGATGGATACAAG GTATTGCAACCTCCTGCTAACTATCAACCAATTCGTACTCCTGCTCGAAAGCTTGCTGCTACACCAACACCTCTTAATATGGGCACAGGCTTCCGTATGCAAACTGATGAACGTGGAAATGTGAAAGGTGTTATCGAGGAACAGCCACCTGGTAACTTACCAAGCTTAAAACCTGATGACTACCAATATTTTGACAAACTCTTGGTTGATGTGGACGAAACGAAACTCAGTGCTGAGGAACAGAGAGAACGAAAGATTATgaaattgcttttaaaaattaaaaatggtacCCCACCTATGAGAAAG GCTGCCCTTAGACAAGTAACTGATAAGGCAAGAGAATTTGGAGCTGGGCCATTATTCAATCAAATTTTACCGCTACTCATGTCACCGACTTTAGAAGATCAGGAACGTCACTTGCTTGTTAAAGTTATTGATCGTATTTTGTACAAGTTGGATGATCTTGTACGACCATATGTCCACAAG ATCTTGGTCGTTATTGAGCCTCTGTTAATTGATGAAGATTATTATGCACGTGTAGAAGGACGAGAAATCATTTCGAATCTTGCCAAGGCTGCCGGTCTTGCTACTATGATTTCCACAATGAGACCTGATATTGATAACATTGACGAGTATGTTCGTAACACAACCGCTCGTGCTTTCGCCGTCGTTGCGTCTGCTCTTGGTATACCTTCACTTCTGCCATTTTTAAAGGCTGTTTGTAAGAGTAAAAAATCTTGGCAAGCTCGTCATACGGGTATTAAAATCGTGCAGCAGATTGCCATTCTGATGGGATGTGCTATACTGCCGCATCTGAGAAACTTGGTGGAAATCATTGAACAcg GTTTGGTTGATGAACAACAAAAAGTACGAACTATCACAGCTTTGGCTATTGCTGCCTTGGCTGAAGCCGCTACTCCATATGGTATTGAATCATTTGACAGTGTGTTGAAACCTTTATGGAAGGGTATTAAACAACACAGAGGAAAG GGTTTAGCAGCGTTCTTGAAAGCTATTGGTTACTTGATTCCACTTATGGATGCTGAGTATGCGTATCATTACACAAGAGAAGTGATGATTATCCTGATTCGTGAGTTTCAGTCTCCTGATGAAGAAATGAAAAAGATTGTGTTAAag GTGGTTAAACAATGTTGTGCTACTGACGGTGTCGAAGCGAATTACATCAAAGAAGAAATCCTTCCCGAGTTCTTTAAACATTTCTGGACGCATCGTATGGCGTTAGATAGACGTAACTACAGACAGCTCGTCGATACTACAGTCGAAGTGGCGAATAAAGTGGGCGCGGCGCATATCATCGGTCGCGTTGTGGACGATTTAAAAGACGAAAATGAGCAGTACAGAAAGATGGTGCTGGAAACCATCGAAAAAGTAATGGCTAACCTTGGCGCTTCGGAAGTTGATTCTCGACTTGAGGAACAGTTGATCGACGGCATCTTGTATGCGTTTCAAGAACAGACCAACGAG GATGTTGTGATGTTAAACGGATTTGGCACTGTAATCAATGCGTTTGGTCCTCGTACAAAGCCATACTTACCGCAGATATGTGGTACAATTTTATGGCGTCTAAATAACAAGTCGGCAAAAGTTCGTCAACAGGCAGCAGATTTAATTGCAAGAATTTCCTATGTTATGAAGACATGTGGAGAG GAAAAACTTATGGGTCATCTTGGCGTAGTATTGTATGAGTATCTCGGTGAAGAGTATCCTGAAGTGTTAGGAAGTATCCTTGGAGCGTTGAAG tcCATCGTAAATGTTATTGGAATGAATAAAATGACTCCTCCTATCAAAGATCTGTTACCTCGTTTGACACCAATCTTGAAAAACAG ACACGAGAAAGTACAAGAAAATTGTATTGATCTTGTTGGAAGGATCGCTGATCGAGGTGCAGAACATGTAAGCGCGCGTGAATGGATGAGAATATGTTTCGAGCTGTTGGAGTTATTAAAAGCTCACAAGAAAGCTATTCGTCGTGCCACTGTTAATACGTTTGGTTATATTGCTAAAGCAATCGG GCCACAGGATGTCCTTGCAACCTTACTTAACAACCTCAAAGTACAAGAACGTCAAAATCGTGTCTGTACAACGGTTGCCATTGCTATTGTGGCTGAAACATGCTCGCCTTTCACAGTGCTGCCGGCTTTAATGAACGAATACAGAGTACCTGAACTGAACGTGCAAAACGGTGTGTTAAAGTCTCTCTCCTTTTTATTTGAGTATATTGGAGAGATGGGGAAAGATTACATTTACGCAGTCACGCCACTGTTAGAGGACGCGCTCATGGATCGGGACTTGGTGCATCGTCAAACAGCCTGCGCAGCCATCAAACACATGGCGATTGGAGTTTTTGGATTTGACTGTGAAGACTCACTTACACATCTTGTAAATTACATTTGGCCTAACATATTTGAGACGTCGCCTCACGTTATTAATGCTGTCATCGAAGCTATAGAAGGACTACGTGTTGGACTGGGTCCTCTTAAACTAATACAATACATCCTACAG ggaCTGTTTCATCCAGCCCGAAAAGTGAGAGATGTGTATTGGAAGATTTACAACGGACTTTATATAGCATCCCAG GATGCTTTAGTTGCCGGCTATCCATCAGTTCCAAACGAGAAGGAAAACACTTACCTACGAAACGAACTGCATTATTTTCTCTAA
- the LOC130621178 gene encoding nascent polypeptide-associated complex subunit alpha-like: protein MTAEVEQPQTLTSPTEETKKEDPAAVTATSGTESDSDDEDVPELEEADDTPAHPADAFAAAGIQEEPVSKARQSRSEKKSRKAMSRLGLKAISGVTRVTIRKSKNILFVINKPDVYKSPAGDTHIVFGEAKIEDLSQQAQVQAAEKFRAPEPVHQSTISESKAEPAEAEEDDDEEVDSTGIEDKDIELVCQQTSVSKKRAIKALRANDNDIVNAIMELTM from the exons ATGACTGCTGAAGTTGAACAACCACAAACATTAACATCTCCAACTgaggaaacaaaaaaagaagaccCAG CTGCTGTGACAGCAACCTCAGGAACAGAAAGTGACAGTGATGATGAAGATGTTCCAGAATTAGAGGAGGCCGATGACACCCCTGCACACCCAGCAGATGCATTTGCTGCAGCAGGAATACAAGAAGAACCTGTCAGTAAAGCTCGCCAAAGTAGAAGCGAAAAAAAATCGAGGAAGGCTATGTCACGTTTAGGGCTAAAAGCTATATCCGGTGTGACTAGAGTGACAATtcgaaaatcaaaaaatatattatttgttataaataaaCCAGATGTATATAAAAGTCCTGCTGGCGATACACACATAGTGTTCGGGGAAGCTAAA ATTGAAGATCTCAGTCAACAAGCACAAGTGcag GCTGCTGAGAAATTTCGAGCACCTGAACCTGTACATCAATCAACTATATCTGAATCAAAGGCTGAACCTGCAGAAGCAGAAGAAGACGACGATGAGGAA GTTGACTCCACAGGAATTGAAGACAAAGATATTGAACTCGTTTGTCAACAGACTAGCGTTTCGAAAAAGCGAGCGATCAAGGCACTTCGTGCAAACGATAATGACATTGTCAATGCTATTATG GAATTGACTATGTAA